Below is a genomic region from Mesorhizobium sp. NZP2298.
GATTCTGACCGGGCTTCAGAAGACCCAGGGCGATCTCAGCGATGGTGCTTTTTTCCGCGCGCTCGGAAACAGCTCGCGATGAGATGGCCAGCAGCTTTGGCTGTTGCGTTGCGACCGCGCCACCATGGACCCGTGCGACCAAGCCATCCTGCTCGAGCCGTTTGATATCCCGCCGCGCAGTCTCTTCTGAAATATTGAACCGCTGCATCAAATCTCGGATGCGCACTTCGCCATTCGCCTGGATGATTTCAACGAGCCTTTTATGACGATTGTAACTTAGCGACATGCTTCTCTCTCTCGCGGCATTCGAAAAAAGACTATTCAGTTCGCTGCGCAAATGTCACGTCAGGGCGTCACTCTCAGAGGCCGTTGAGCGGCTTAAGGTGCGCCGCAGAGCTTTTGCCAGCCTTTCGTTTTCCGTCCGACTTCGAACCGTCAGGCGCAGATATCGATCTGCGTCGTTCATGGCTTGATAGCCGCATTCTCTTACGAGGACGGATTCGAACAGAACGAGGCGGCGCTTGAGCTCGGCAGCGGATACCGAATTTTCAGGCAGCCGGCACAAGATGAAATTCGTTTGCGAAGGTACGACGTCGAGGCCCGGTACCGTCCGCAGCTCCTCGATGAACAGCTCTCTATCTTCTCGCAACATCTCTAGACTGTGTTCCAGTTCCTCTGCGAATTCGGGAAGCAGGAACAGTGTGTATTCCGCAATACCGTTAATGTTCCACAGCGGCAGTTTCCGGCGCACAGCGGCAACGAGCGCGGGATCGCCAGCCATGAGGTAGGCGAGCCGGATTCCTCCAAGTCCGAAGACCTTTCCAAGGCTCTTCACCACGATCAAATTGGCACAGGACGGCACCAGAGTCTCAACGCTGTTTGATCGGCCATCAGCGGGGAAATCAATGAACGATTCATCCACGATCAGCCGCCGCCCTCGAGATCCTAGGGCCTCCGCCAGCCATGCCACGTCAGCATGATCAACAAGTCGACCGGTCGGATTGTTTGGATTTACAACGATTGCCGTATCCGCGCCTGTCGCCAGTACGAATTCCAGGAAAGCTCGAACGTCGAGATCGAAATAGGGCGGGGTGAGGACGAAGTTGTTCTTTTGTTCGTCATCGAGTGGTGTTTGAAAGCCGGCGAACGTCGGCACGGGAATCGCGATTGTGGGGTTCAGCGTTGAATAGAGCGCCTGGATGAGATCGGTCACCCCGTTTCCGACTGCAATAAAGTCCGGCTGCTGCGAGGTCATCGTGCCAACAACTGAAGCGATATCGATCTGCTGAGAAGGATAGCATGTCAACACGCCTTCGAGCCTCGCCGCCAGCCGATCGTAAAAAGTCTTGGGAGGGAAGCGGGTATTGCAAAGAAGCATGTGCTCGGCGATTGGCTTGCGCCAATAACCTCCGACGCTCGTTTCCAGACGCCGCAGCACGTTCTCCTTGTCACACCGAAATTCCGCGATGGATGCGTCGACACCGTCGCAAATATCGAGCAGCTTGGAGCCAACATTCAGCACATTGTCAGGCAACGCTACGTCCAGCTGGGACAGGCCCGCGACCAACGTGCTCAAGGCCTGATGCAGAGATGCCGCGGCGCGGCTTTCGGCCAGAAGATTGCGTAGAACATCAGCACTCAATCGATAAATCCCGGTCGGCGCGTCGGGCCGCCAAGCGGAGCCGCGCAAACCTTTGTTGACATCGATACCGTCAAGAACCTCACTGTCGAAAAGCGGCGTTCCCCATATCAGGAGGGTATCGCCATCATGTTGGCGGAACTTCTCAATGAGATCGCCGTCATGCGCGTCGTGCCACGAAAGCGTATTTGTACTGTCCTGCAGGCGGAACCCATCGAATGTGCCGCTGCTCAAGTTTTCAACGACGGTGACATCTTCAATGCCGTTTTCGACACAGGCGTTGACGAGACGGTCCAAGAGCGGCTGACCGTTGATAGGAACCAACGGTGCATCGTAGCTGCCACTCCACAGATGTATTTTTGGCCCTGCGAAATCGAGGATAAAAATAGCACGGGTCGTATCGGCCACCTCGGACTCCTTTCTTCTGAAGGAAGCAAAAAGCGCGCGTAGAAGCGCCCATTCCCAAAATCAAAACGACTTACGGGCGCTCGAAGTATCCCGTGATGCGTTCATATCGGCGTCATCCGAAGCCTATAGGGGACTTCGGTTTCGATCGGTCTCTTCGAGGTGCAATATGACCCACACCAATCCATCCAAGCCTACCGCTCGTTTTCAGACGCCTGCCTCGATAAAGCCGCGCGCTCCTACGAAAGCGATTCTGATCCTCATGGACGGCGTAAGCGCGGACTATTTCGAAAAGCACAAACATCGGTTGCCGACGCTTCTTCGTTTGGCAGGAGACGGTCTTTCCATCACTCGCCTGCGCTCAACGGTGCCGGGAACGTCGATGCCGGGGCGCGCAAGCATGCTAACCGGCGCGGCGCCTCAAGCGAACGGGATCTACGGAAACCACATTGTGCGAGATGGCTCGTTTGTCTGCGCCGACGCGTCTGATCTGCGGGTTCCGACCATTGCAAAGCTTGCCAAAAATAGCGGGCTTGATGTCGCGTCCATCGGTGCTGGGTTGATCGACCCAGCCGATTGCGATGTCTTCGTGCCGGCCTGGTGGGAACGAGGGTTTCTCCAGGGAAGCCGGTCATTTAAGAGCCTGCCCGAAAACCGCATCGCTCGCTCGCGCATGATCAAAGATCCGAATGGGCGGTTGCGAGCCGCCGGCGTGCTCGATCTCTTCGGCTTCCCGTCCAGTAGCGACACCGTTGCGAGCACTGCTCTCGTTGCGGGCCTGGCCGCGGATCATCTCATGATCGGGGCTGCAGGAGCGCTGGCTTGCTCGGAGAACCCGCCTGATCTCATTTTGACCGAGATCGACATGACGGATTCGATTCAGCATCAGTTCGGATACGAAAGCGAGGCGGCACATTGGTCTATCGCCGCGGCCGACATGATGATTGGCGCTCTCATCGAAGGACTGAGGCGAGTCGGGCGGAAAGACGATTACGCGATCGTAGTCGCAAGTGACCATGGACATAGCGCCGTCCACACAACCATTTATCCGGATGCGATCATCCCTGACTTGCTTTGGGAAAGTGAGGGAGCGACGCTCCATGTCCTGGTTGACGGAGCTCATGACCGCAGAATCGCAGATGGACTGTTGGCGCGCTTCCAAGTGGAGCCGTGGTCGAGCGACCATGTTCCGGTAAATGAACGCGATTGCATAGCGACCTATGTCGCACCTCCTGGACACTCCTTCGAGGAGACCGTTGGAGACACGCAAGAAGCCGGCCCGACGGGCAGACCTCGATACTTGTCCACCCACGGTTTCCGACCGGGCAGCGCGGAGGACGATCGGATATGCCTGTTGAGCATCCCTGGAATACAACCTTGCAATATTGCCTGGGGCTCCGCTGAAGAGTTCACGCCAACCATTGCTCAGATCTTGGGATTGTCCGACGTCCCGTTTTCGGCAAAGGGGCTTCTGTAAAATGACCGCAGCCGCCCGCCTGCGGGCTCGCATATTCATCATGAGAATACCTCATTGAAGAATATCCCAAGGTTGGCGAGCAGCCAGAATTTCCGGCCAAATGAATCTGATGGGTTTCGTCGTCCGGCCTTGAACCAACGCCGCAAAGCAGCAGGGTCGAACAAATCTCCCAGCGGAGAGTCCTTATCAAACAACAGCCTTCGATATTCCGTTGCTCCCTCGCCCACGGCCCACTGGCCCAATGGAAGCGGAAATCCCATCTTTTTGCGAGATAGAACAGATTTGGGCAAGACGCTCCGGTATTCCCTTCGCAAGGGGTATTTTGAGACGTCGAGACGTTCACTGAAGGAAGCAACCGGATGCCAAAGTGCCTGGGCCGAAGCGATTGGAGACCTCCACCTCAACCGCTGGGAGCCGGGCATCGCCATTGCGGCGGTGACGAGCTGGTGATCGGTATAGGGGACGCGAGCTTCAAGCCCAGCTGCCATTGTGGTGTTGTCAACCATTTCCAGCAACGCGGGCAAATGCGTAGAGACGAGAACATATGAGATCTTGCTAAAGAAATCTCCGCCCGCCTCCGCAAATTGAGTCGAGAAATGATCGAAGAGCTCCATCTCGTGCTCGGTTCGCATCTGGCCATCGATAGCAAGTGAACGGATCTCATCAGCCGGGAAGTAGCTATAGCGCTCCAGGAAGAACTGCAGCTGACTGCAATGGACGCCGAGTCCAAGGCGTCGACGTGCGATCTGAGCAAGAGCAGGTGGCAATGCGGTGATGATTTTGCTTCGGTTGTAATCATACGGTGTACGGAACAATCGGCTGTAGCCAGCAAAAATCTCATCGGCGCCCTCGCCCGTGAGTACGACTTTGTGCTCCTTCGAAATCGCCTTTGCGAGCGTGAACATGGCGGTTTCGTTATGCATTCCAAGCGGATGTCCACGCAGGCGAACCAGCTCCGCTACAGCGTTGATATCGGAAGGTTCTCCAATTGGGACGACCCGGTGAGTGAGCCCGAATTCGGCGGCGACCTCCATCGCATAGGCCGTTTCGTCATAATCGGGGGTCTCGACCTTGCCGGTATAGCAGACCGGACGGATTTGGGAGCGAGCGGATGCCTCATAGGCCAGGATGCTCGAGTCAAGTCCACCGGACAACAATGCGGCGACCGGTACGTCAGCCACCAGCTGACGTTCGACGGCGCTTCCAAATAGTCTCCTTATGTCGGAATAGTCCGGCTTCGATCGCGAAATTCGCGCGGACAGATTCCACCAACGTTCGGACGTGTGTCGCCCATTTCTTATTTCGAGGAGATGTCCGGGCTCTAACTTGGAGATCCCGGCGAACAGCGTTCTGGCGCCGACAACCGCGCGATAGGATAGAAAGCTGAGCGCGCCGATCATGTCAGGTCCGTGCATTACGCCCGGCCAGCGAATGAGAGCGTTCGGCTGCGACGCAAACAGAAGCCCAACATCGCAAATCGTGTAGTAGAGGGGTTTTACCCCCAAACGATCTCGGGCGATGAGAACAAGCGATTTCCGTGGATCGAAAAGCGCGAAGGCAAATATCCCGTCAAGGCGATTTAGGAATGACTTTCCCCAAGCAATATAGCTAAGAATTAGAACCTCGGTGTCGGACACCGTCGAAAAGGAAAAGCCCATATCCCTCAATTCAGCTTTAATTTCCCGATAGTTGAATATCTCGCCGTTGTACGTTACCACCACTCCGGTATTGGCATCGCGATAGGGCTGATTGGCTCGAGAATGAGCGTCGACAATCGATAGCCGTCGATGCGCGAATGCTACCGATTGATTAATGTATAGGCCGCTGGCATCAGGTCCGCGATGAGCGAGAGCGTCAGCGCAACGCTCAACGGCCGCAGCACAAACGGGCGTTCCCTCGTTTTTGAGGACTATCCCAAAGATTCCGCACATTGGGGTCGCTCTCTTGGCACGAATAACGCCGACTACGTGCTCGGCTTTTCGCCGATCATCTGGATGCAGCCATCGCCGAACCAGAAGCGGGCCAGCGGGTGGTCATAATGACGGTACATCGGAGCGAGAAAACGCCGAAGGTTATGGAAATTTCTCGTATATCTTGAGATCCTGCGGATTTTCTCGAAGCCGCACTCGCCATACCAACCTCGGATTTGAGCCTCTGTGAAGGCGAACTCGTGATAGGTCGGCGCCTGGAAGCGATCCCGGATCGTCACGAACAAATCATCATCAAAAAGACTCCGAAAGAATTCGTTTTCGCCAGGTATATATTCCTTCTCTTCGCCGTCCTTTATTCTCAAGATCCAGTTGATGGCTTCGCGTGCGGTGGATGCATCCAGATTGTCAATGGAACTGCGGAATTGCTCGTCGCTTTGGTAGAGTTCTCGCAAGTGATTGATGCATCGGTAAATGACGCCGTTGGCGGTACCCATAATCGTCAAAAAGAAGCTGCCGCCGGGGCGGGTTACACGGGCAAGCTCTTCAAAGCCTTTTTTCGGATTGCTGGTGTGCGGCAAAACCCCTGCGCAATGGACAAAATCAAAACTGAAGTCGTCAAACGGCAGATCGAGCACACTACCAGCGACCAGTTCCGAGCGCGGCCCAAATCGGCTGAGCCGTTTGCGCGCGCAATCCATCCAATCATTGCTCAATTCAAGCGAAACAACGTTTCGTGCCCCCTTGTCGAGAAACGCATAGGACGCATTCGCGTTGGAGCCGCAGCCCGCGTCCAGGACATCAAGGCCGCGGAAGCTGCCGGTTGGCAGGCCGAAATATTCCTCCTCGATCAGAGAGACCAACCTGTCGAATATGTGGTCGTCATTCTCCTGCTGGCGCTGGTAGCGATCAAAGACGGTGCGAGTTTCGATCTCGAAAGAGTTTTCCATGTATTCTCTTCCCTATAGCTTTGTGAGCAAGGCGACAGATCCGGCTGCGGCGAGTGTAAGGTTGCCCAAGCGCAACGCACTGCCGGTACCCGGAAATTTGAAGTTTGAAAGATGCAGGACCGACAGCACAAACCCTGCACCGATCAATAGGTTGCCCAGGCCCTTCACCGGCAAGTGACGGTCGGCGACGAACAGCAATGCCAACACGAAGAGGTTATTGTTCAACGGCAATCCTCTGCCGAATCCGTCAGCGTCCAGTCCGAACGTCGAAAAATAGCTGAGGCGCAGAGCCCCTGACAGGATGAGGCAATTGGCAGCCAACAATGCGGGAACGGAGAACGCGTTGAAGGACAAAATGAGAACCGCTGGAAAGACGGCTGCGTAGACCAAATCAAGCAGCCCGTCCAACGTGCCACCCAGCTGTGCCATCGAAGCGGACCGGTTCGGGGAACTCTTCGCAACCATGCCGTCGGCATCATCCGCCAAAAGAGCCCACAAGCCGAAACAGATGCCAATCTCGAAGCGCCCGATCAAAGCAAAGTAGATCGCCGTGGTGGCCAAGATCAGCCCAAGGGCCGTAATGGCATTTGCAGCATCGAACAGATAGCGGATCATCCTCCTACCCCGCAACGGCGGCCGGCGCGCCGGCACTGTGTCTGTGAGGTCGCTCGAGGGCGAAAATTCTTTCCGCCACCCGCAGGTCCTGTTCACTGTCGATCTCGTACCATCGCAAATCGTCACATCGCGCCGCGGCGAGTTGCAGCCCGCGCTGCTCGATGAGATGCGCGAGCAACTCCTCCGTATAGGCTTTGATCGCGCCCGAGCCGATCAGGTCGTGGAGGACCGGGACGATCACCGTTTGGAGTTCGGCGCCAGAGAACCGGATGAGGTTCATCATCTTGAAGAGCACCGGGGTGCCTGATGCCAGATTTGCTGCCGTCTGCTTCAACCGGACTTCGGATATGAAGCCGTTGCCGGAAAGGACGGCCGCGGACCCTTCCATGGATGGATCGAACGGCGCGACCGCGGCGGCATTGGCCGCCTCCACCCTGATCAGGTGGCGCAGCGCATCTTCTTCGAAGAAGACGTCACCTTCGAGGAGATAACAGTCGCCGGAAAGAAGCGTGTCGCGTGCCAGCCAGAGCGAGTAGGCGCTCCCTGTCTTGTCGAAGACCGAGGACTCGACATAGTTGATTTCAAGTCTGCCGAAGCGTTTGCCACAGGCATGGCGTATGGCATCCTTGCGATAGCCGACAACAATCGTTACCTCTTCGACTCCCACCGCCTGAAGGTTCCACAGTGCGTTGTGAAGTATCGGTGTGCCGTTGACTTCGACGAGGGGCTTGGGACACAGATCGGTCAGCGGACGCAGGCGGGAGCCGAAGCCAGCAGCGAGAATGACGGCTTTCCTGGGAGCAGCGGGAGGCATCTCATTCACCTCTTTCGTTGTGTTGCGGTGTCATTTCCAGGCGTTGAGGAATTCGACGAGCCGGGCCAGGCCGGTCGCGAGTTTTTCAGATGGAATTCCATAGGACAGGCGCAGGCCGGCGGGGTCGCCGAACGCGGCGCCCGACACAGCTGCTACGCCAGTTTCGGTAAGCAGAGCCGTCACGATATCGTCGGCTGTCGTTGAGGCGCCGTCTTCCGATGCCGATCGCAGCAGATGGGAAAGGTCGAGATAGAAATAGAAGCCGCCTTGCGCCCTGGGGACCGGTACACGCGTCAACCAAGCAAGCACGTCAAGACCGATCCGTCTGGCGCTTGTGAGGCGTGAACGCAGCTTGCCTTCATAGTCCGAGCCACCCCTTTGCAAATGGGCGAGCACCGCGTGCTGGGCAATTACGTTTGGATTCGAAGTGGTGTGCGACTGCAGCGCGTTGACGGCATTGATCACCTCTTTTGGACCCGCCAGATAACCGATGCGCCAGCCGGTCAATGCCAGCGATTTGCTGAAGGAGCTGACGATCAGCGCGCGTGCTCGAATTTCGGGAGCGACCGAGACGATCGGATGGTGGGTATGATCCTCATGCACGAAGTCGCCATAGCACTCGTCGAAAATGATCCACAGGTTGTGGCTGACCGCCAGTTGAGCGATGGCCATCAGGGTCTCAACATCGTAGACCGCACCGGCCGGATTGCTGGGCGTGTTGACGACGATCGCCCGCGTGCGCTCAGTGACCGCCTCCTTGATGTGCTCGGGGCGCGGGACGTAACCGTTGGATCTGGTGTCGACGAAGACCGGTGTGCCGCCGGCGATTAGCACCTGGGCCGGAAACGTTGTCCAGTAAGGCGCCGGGATGATGACCTCGTCGCCCGGGTTCAGCAGCACCATTGCGGCATTGAACAAGGCCTGCTTCGCTCCGGACGTCACGGCAACTTCCTCGGCCTTCCAGATCTGTCCGGTATCGAGGGAGATCTTCCGCGCCAGTGCCTCGCGCAGCTCCACCATGCCAACCGTATCGGTATAGCGATTGACGCCCTTATTGATGGCGTCGATCGCGCCGTCGCGAATCGTGGGAGCAAGCTCGCTCCAGATCTCGCCGGCGGTCAGATCGATGATCTCCTTGCCAGCATCGGCCGCCGCTTTTGCGGCAGCGCGCGCCGCGGCGGTACCCGATGTGCCAAACAGGTTTGTCCGATGCGCAAGCATGTGCGCTCCCGTTTTCGTTTGCTTTCAAAAGACGGGCTGGGCCTGCTACCGCACGCCGGTCGCCGTCTGCGGCAGATATTTCTCTTCCGCCGCTGAGAGTTCCTGGTAATTGAGCAGATCGAAGAGTTCGTCGAGCGTCGCCACCTCGTCCTCGATACCGGCGGTACTTTCTTCGCGGAGGATGCGGTCGCAGACCTGGCGCATGGCCGATATCGCCGCGCGCATGTTGTGGTTCGCCCAGATGACCGTGGAGATTCCGGCCGCCCGATACGCGGAGACCGGTGTGCGGTAATATTTCGTAGGCACGATCACGACCGGAAGGCGGTTCTGCCAGGCGCGCGTGAAGGCGAAAATCTGCTCAGCGTTGGACTTGCGGGAATGAATCAGAATAGCATCGGCGCCGGCCTCAGCGTA
It encodes:
- a CDS encoding class I SAM-dependent methyltransferase, whose protein sequence is MENSFEIETRTVFDRYQRQQENDDHIFDRLVSLIEEEYFGLPTGSFRGLDVLDAGCGSNANASYAFLDKGARNVVSLELSNDWMDCARKRLSRFGPRSELVAGSVLDLPFDDFSFDFVHCAGVLPHTSNPKKGFEELARVTRPGGSFFLTIMGTANGVIYRCINHLRELYQSDEQFRSSIDNLDASTAREAINWILRIKDGEEKEYIPGENEFFRSLFDDDLFVTIRDRFQAPTYHEFAFTEAQIRGWYGECGFEKIRRISRYTRNFHNLRRFLAPMYRHYDHPLARFWFGDGCIQMIGEKPST
- a CDS encoding pyridoxal phosphate-dependent aminotransferase — its product is MADTTRAIFILDFAGPKIHLWSGSYDAPLVPINGQPLLDRLVNACVENGIEDVTVVENLSSGTFDGFRLQDSTNTLSWHDAHDGDLIEKFRQHDGDTLLIWGTPLFDSEVLDGIDVNKGLRGSAWRPDAPTGIYRLSADVLRNLLAESRAAASLHQALSTLVAGLSQLDVALPDNVLNVGSKLLDICDGVDASIAEFRCDKENVLRRLETSVGGYWRKPIAEHMLLCNTRFPPKTFYDRLAARLEGVLTCYPSQQIDIASVVGTMTSQQPDFIAVGNGVTDLIQALYSTLNPTIAIPVPTFAGFQTPLDDEQKNNFVLTPPYFDLDVRAFLEFVLATGADTAIVVNPNNPTGRLVDHADVAWLAEALGSRGRRLIVDESFIDFPADGRSNSVETLVPSCANLIVVKSLGKVFGLGGIRLAYLMAGDPALVAAVRRKLPLWNINGIAEYTLFLLPEFAEELEHSLEMLREDRELFIEELRTVPGLDVVPSQTNFILCRLPENSVSAAELKRRLVLFESVLVRECGYQAMNDADRYLRLTVRSRTENERLAKALRRTLSRSTASESDALT
- the asnB gene encoding asparagine synthase (glutamine-hydrolyzing), whose protein sequence is MCGIFGIVLKNEGTPVCAAAVERCADALAHRGPDASGLYINQSVAFAHRRLSIVDAHSRANQPYRDANTGVVVTYNGEIFNYREIKAELRDMGFSFSTVSDTEVLILSYIAWGKSFLNRLDGIFAFALFDPRKSLVLIARDRLGVKPLYYTICDVGLLFASQPNALIRWPGVMHGPDMIGALSFLSYRAVVGARTLFAGISKLEPGHLLEIRNGRHTSERWWNLSARISRSKPDYSDIRRLFGSAVERQLVADVPVAALLSGGLDSSILAYEASARSQIRPVCYTGKVETPDYDETAYAMEVAAEFGLTHRVVPIGEPSDINAVAELVRLRGHPLGMHNETAMFTLAKAISKEHKVVLTGEGADEIFAGYSRLFRTPYDYNRSKIITALPPALAQIARRRLGLGVHCSQLQFFLERYSYFPADEIRSLAIDGQMRTEHEMELFDHFSTQFAEAGGDFFSKISYVLVSTHLPALLEMVDNTTMAAGLEARVPYTDHQLVTAAMAMPGSQRLRWRSPIASAQALWHPVASFSERLDVSKYPLRREYRSVLPKSVLSRKKMGFPLPLGQWAVGEGATEYRRLLFDKDSPLGDLFDPAALRRWFKAGRRNPSDSFGRKFWLLANLGIFFNEVFS
- a CDS encoding alkaline phosphatase family protein — translated: MTHTNPSKPTARFQTPASIKPRAPTKAILILMDGVSADYFEKHKHRLPTLLRLAGDGLSITRLRSTVPGTSMPGRASMLTGAAPQANGIYGNHIVRDGSFVCADASDLRVPTIAKLAKNSGLDVASIGAGLIDPADCDVFVPAWWERGFLQGSRSFKSLPENRIARSRMIKDPNGRLRAAGVLDLFGFPSSSDTVASTALVAGLAADHLMIGAAGALACSENPPDLILTEIDMTDSIQHQFGYESEAAHWSIAAADMMIGALIEGLRRVGRKDDYAIVVASDHGHSAVHTTIYPDAIIPDLLWESEGATLHVLVDGAHDRRIADGLLARFQVEPWSSDHVPVNERDCIATYVAPPGHSFEETVGDTQEAGPTGRPRYLSTHGFRPGSAEDDRICLLSIPGIQPCNIAWGSAEEFTPTIAQILGLSDVPFSAKGLL
- a CDS encoding phosphatidylcholine/phosphatidylserine synthase — encoded protein: MIRYLFDAANAITALGLILATTAIYFALIGRFEIGICFGLWALLADDADGMVAKSSPNRSASMAQLGGTLDGLLDLVYAAVFPAVLILSFNAFSVPALLAANCLILSGALRLSYFSTFGLDADGFGRGLPLNNNLFVLALLFVADRHLPVKGLGNLLIGAGFVLSVLHLSNFKFPGTGSALRLGNLTLAAAGSVALLTKL
- a CDS encoding aminotransferase class I/II-fold pyridoxal phosphate-dependent enzyme yields the protein MLAHRTNLFGTSGTAAARAAAKAAADAGKEIIDLTAGEIWSELAPTIRDGAIDAINKGVNRYTDTVGMVELREALARKISLDTGQIWKAEEVAVTSGAKQALFNAAMVLLNPGDEVIIPAPYWTTFPAQVLIAGGTPVFVDTRSNGYVPRPEHIKEAVTERTRAIVVNTPSNPAGAVYDVETLMAIAQLAVSHNLWIIFDECYGDFVHEDHTHHPIVSVAPEIRARALIVSSFSKSLALTGWRIGYLAGPKEVINAVNALQSHTTSNPNVIAQHAVLAHLQRGGSDYEGKLRSRLTSARRIGLDVLAWLTRVPVPRAQGGFYFYLDLSHLLRSASEDGASTTADDIVTALLTETGVAAVSGAAFGDPAGLRLSYGIPSEKLATGLARLVEFLNAWK
- a CDS encoding phosphocholine cytidylyltransferase family protein, which encodes MPPAAPRKAVILAAGFGSRLRPLTDLCPKPLVEVNGTPILHNALWNLQAVGVEEVTIVVGYRKDAIRHACGKRFGRLEINYVESSVFDKTGSAYSLWLARDTLLSGDCYLLEGDVFFEEDALRHLIRVEAANAAAVAPFDPSMEGSAAVLSGNGFISEVRLKQTAANLASGTPVLFKMMNLIRFSGAELQTVIVPVLHDLIGSGAIKAYTEELLAHLIEQRGLQLAAARCDDLRWYEIDSEQDLRVAERIFALERPHRHSAGAPAAVAG